The proteins below are encoded in one region of Amycolatopsis magusensis:
- a CDS encoding glucose 1-dehydrogenase yields MDALTVCPGEGNSLALSDLPEPEPGPGELLVEGLEVGVCGTDKEIAGGEYGWAPPGREQLVIGHESLGRVRQAPQDSGFSEGDLVAAVVRRPDPVPCGACARGEFDMCRNGRYTERGIKELDGFASRLWCVEADYAVRLDPGLREVGVLTEPTTVVAKAWEQIRLVGERSWFEPRRVLVTGAGPIGLLAALLGTQQGLEVHVLDQVTTGAKPDAVKALGAEYHHGSAKDVAARLNPEVVIEATGAPSVVFDAMSGTAAYGIVCLTGVSPAGRSLSVDAGALNRDLVLENDVVIGSVNANLRHYQQAARALAEADTGWLRNLITRRVPLDRFAEAFTTEPDDIKVTITLD; encoded by the coding sequence ATGGATGCGCTGACCGTGTGCCCCGGCGAGGGGAACAGCCTGGCCCTGTCCGACCTCCCCGAACCCGAGCCGGGGCCCGGCGAGCTGCTGGTCGAGGGCTTGGAAGTCGGGGTGTGCGGCACGGACAAGGAAATCGCCGGCGGCGAGTACGGCTGGGCACCACCCGGGCGGGAGCAGCTGGTGATCGGGCACGAATCCCTCGGCCGGGTGCGCCAAGCACCTCAGGACAGCGGCTTCTCCGAAGGTGACCTGGTGGCCGCCGTCGTCCGGCGCCCGGATCCGGTGCCCTGCGGCGCCTGCGCACGCGGTGAGTTCGACATGTGCCGCAACGGCCGCTACACCGAACGAGGGATCAAAGAACTCGACGGCTTCGCCAGCCGGTTGTGGTGCGTGGAGGCCGACTACGCCGTCCGGCTCGATCCCGGGCTGCGCGAGGTCGGCGTGCTGACCGAACCCACCACGGTGGTCGCCAAGGCCTGGGAGCAGATCCGCCTGGTCGGGGAACGCAGCTGGTTCGAGCCGCGGCGGGTACTGGTGACCGGCGCGGGACCGATCGGGCTGCTCGCGGCGTTGCTCGGCACGCAGCAGGGCCTCGAGGTCCACGTGCTCGACCAGGTCACCACCGGGGCCAAACCCGATGCGGTGAAGGCCCTGGGCGCCGAATACCACCACGGGTCCGCGAAAGACGTCGCGGCGCGGCTCAACCCGGAGGTGGTCATCGAAGCCACCGGCGCCCCGTCGGTGGTGTTCGACGCGATGTCCGGCACCGCCGCCTACGGCATCGTCTGCCTCACCGGCGTCTCCCCCGCCGGACGCAGCCTCTCGGTGGACGCCGGCGCCCTCAACCGCGACCTCGTTCTCGAGAACGACGTGGTCATCGGCTCGGTCAACGCCAACCTGCGCCACTACCAGCAGGCCGCCCGCGCACTGGCCGAGGCCGACACCGGCTGGCTCCGGAACCTGATCACCAGGCGGGTCCCCCTCGA
- a CDS encoding arsenate reductase ArsC, producing MPEVLFVCVHNAGRSQMAAALLQHYSLGRIRVRSAGSEPAEKVNPAAAQALAEWGLDITAEVPSKLSTADVEASDVVITMGCGDTCPVFPGKRYLDWQLDDPAGQGIDAVRPIRDDIDRRVRGLVAELLDS from the coding sequence ATGCCCGAAGTCCTGTTCGTCTGCGTGCACAACGCCGGCCGGTCCCAGATGGCCGCCGCGCTGCTGCAGCACTACTCCCTGGGCCGGATCCGGGTGCGCTCAGCCGGATCCGAACCGGCGGAGAAGGTCAACCCCGCCGCGGCCCAGGCGCTCGCCGAATGGGGTCTGGACATCACCGCGGAGGTCCCCTCCAAACTGTCCACCGCCGACGTCGAAGCCTCCGACGTGGTGATCACCATGGGCTGCGGCGACACCTGCCCGGTCTTCCCCGGCAAGCGCTACCTGGACTGGCAGCTCGACGACCCCGCCGGGCAGGGCATCGACGCCGTGCGCCCGATCCGCGACGACATCGACCGCCGTGTCCGCGGACTCGTGGCGGAGCTGCTGGACTCCTGA
- a CDS encoding ArsR/SmtB family transcription factor — MMSVPADVLPVELLRLVADPLRARIIGLLARETLCTTHLVEETGASQTNVSNHLRLLREAGLVTTEPCGRYTYYTLQPSVLRTLGAAFTALADTAEANVESKRACP; from the coding sequence ATGATGTCAGTGCCTGCTGATGTATTACCGGTGGAGTTGCTGCGCCTGGTCGCGGACCCGCTGCGCGCCCGGATCATCGGCCTGCTCGCCCGCGAAACGCTGTGCACCACGCATCTGGTGGAGGAGACCGGCGCGAGCCAGACCAACGTGTCCAACCACCTCCGGCTGTTGCGGGAGGCCGGGCTGGTCACCACCGAGCCGTGTGGCCGCTACACCTACTACACGCTGCAGCCGTCGGTGCTGCGCACTCTGGGCGCGGCGTTCACCGCGCTCGCCGACACCGCCGAAGCCAACGTCGAGAGCAAGAGGGCCTGCCCGTGA
- the arsB gene encoding ACR3 family arsenite efflux transporter: MPVTRTAEPDVLRKLSFLDRLLPVWIIAAMGAGLLLGTVVPGLQGVLEAVKIGSVSVPIALGLLLMMYPVLAKVRYDRLDTVTRDRRTLVLSLVLNWVIGPALMFALAWLLLPDLPEYRTGLIIVGLARCIAMVIIWNDLARGDREAAAVLVALNSVFQVLMFGVLGWFYLDLLPGWLGLGSEAVAFSFWEIVLNVVVFLGIPLLAGYLTRRFGEKARGRTWYEGKFLPRIGPIALYGLLFTIVVLFALQGETITSRPLDVVRIALPLLVYFAVMWAGSYALGKAAGLNYERTTTLAFTAAGNNFELAIAVAIGVFGVTSGQALAGVVGPLIEVPVLVALVYVSLWLRKRWTDGASPPHEGR; the protein is encoded by the coding sequence CTGCCCGTGACCCGGACCGCCGAACCGGACGTGCTGCGCAAGCTGTCCTTTCTGGACCGCCTCCTGCCGGTGTGGATCATCGCCGCGATGGGTGCCGGGCTGCTGCTCGGCACCGTGGTGCCCGGCCTGCAAGGCGTGCTGGAGGCGGTGAAGATCGGCAGCGTCTCCGTGCCGATCGCGCTCGGGCTGCTGCTGATGATGTACCCGGTCCTGGCCAAGGTGCGCTACGACCGCCTCGACACCGTCACCCGCGACCGGCGCACCCTGGTGCTTTCGCTGGTGCTGAACTGGGTCATCGGCCCCGCGTTGATGTTCGCGCTGGCCTGGCTGCTGCTGCCCGACCTGCCCGAGTACCGCACCGGGCTGATCATCGTCGGCCTCGCGCGCTGCATCGCCATGGTGATCATCTGGAACGATCTCGCGCGCGGCGACCGCGAAGCCGCCGCGGTGCTGGTCGCACTGAACTCGGTGTTCCAGGTGCTCATGTTCGGCGTGCTCGGCTGGTTCTACCTCGACCTGCTGCCCGGCTGGCTCGGCCTGGGGAGTGAAGCCGTCGCGTTCTCGTTCTGGGAGATCGTGCTCAACGTCGTGGTCTTCCTCGGCATCCCACTGCTGGCCGGTTACCTGACCCGCCGTTTCGGCGAAAAGGCTCGCGGCCGCACGTGGTACGAGGGCAAGTTCCTGCCGCGCATCGGCCCGATCGCGTTGTACGGCTTGCTGTTCACCATCGTCGTGCTCTTCGCGCTGCAAGGCGAAACCATCACGTCGCGGCCCCTCGACGTCGTGCGCATCGCACTGCCGCTGCTGGTGTACTTCGCCGTCATGTGGGCGGGCTCCTATGCGCTCGGCAAAGCCGCCGGGCTCAACTACGAACGCACCACCACCCTCGCCTTCACCGCGGCGGGCAACAACTTCGAACTCGCCATCGCCGTCGCGATCGGCGTCTTCGGGGTGACCTCCGGGCAGGCACTGGCCGGAGTCGTCGGCCCGCTGATCGAAGTACCCGTGCTCGTCGCGCTGGTCTACGTCAGCCTCTGGCTGCGCAAACGCTGGACCGACGGCGCGTCGCCGCCCCACGAGGGTCGCTAG
- a CDS encoding roadblock/LC7 domain-containing protein gives MDFDALIAELRNLRELVTGITDTVIAAVDGIPIVADAAAIIDPAKISALAAADLGIARQAVELTGKGTLAQTVVFGSDGYMAVYAIDRTALMVVFGDKDLNVGRLLFECRPVIERISSILAA, from the coding sequence GTGGATTTCGATGCACTGATCGCCGAACTGCGGAACCTCCGGGAACTCGTCACTGGAATCACCGACACGGTGATCGCCGCGGTCGACGGGATCCCTATCGTCGCCGACGCGGCGGCGATCATCGACCCGGCCAAGATCTCCGCGCTGGCCGCCGCCGACCTGGGGATCGCCCGTCAGGCGGTCGAACTGACCGGCAAGGGCACGCTCGCCCAGACCGTGGTTTTCGGCAGCGATGGGTACATGGCCGTCTACGCCATCGACCGGACGGCGCTCATGGTGGTTTTCGGGGACAAGGACCTCAACGTCGGACGACTGCTCTTCGAATGCCGCCCCGTCATCGAGCGGATCAGCTCGATCCTGGCCGCGTAG
- a CDS encoding DUF6218 family protein — protein MTSAVVEEVLGDGLAQLRAPGSAVLGVGSGNGGPDCLAVWQVSPLGAPTGAWVMPCEEAFGSVENARLLLSLIERRAIAAGDPAAMNHLLERWSAAADLVGEGAWWTAHLFSPVVAFTETVSRRRRYESTVATAKEAKKSITALEWAHELPEDTTVESFSALRGTARISPAVGVPVVSEVLTTARVLRWLVEVWSDTEMVKNRREYVRAVHGATEPLPPEWLLAVQTAGKTRLPL, from the coding sequence GTGACCAGCGCAGTGGTGGAAGAAGTGCTCGGGGACGGCCTTGCGCAGTTGCGGGCTCCGGGTAGTGCGGTATTGGGTGTGGGGTCGGGTAACGGGGGTCCGGACTGCTTGGCGGTGTGGCAGGTGAGCCCTCTCGGTGCACCGACAGGCGCATGGGTGATGCCGTGTGAAGAAGCCTTCGGTTCGGTGGAGAACGCACGCCTTCTGCTGTCGCTGATCGAGCGCCGGGCGATCGCTGCCGGCGATCCGGCGGCGATGAACCATCTGCTGGAGCGCTGGAGCGCCGCGGCTGACCTCGTCGGTGAGGGTGCGTGGTGGACTGCTCACCTGTTCTCGCCAGTGGTGGCGTTCACCGAAACGGTCAGCCGGCGGCGACGCTACGAGTCGACGGTGGCGACGGCCAAGGAGGCGAAGAAGTCGATCACCGCGCTGGAATGGGCGCATGAATTGCCCGAAGACACCACGGTGGAGAGCTTTTCCGCCCTGCGCGGAACGGCACGGATCAGCCCGGCAGTGGGAGTACCGGTGGTGTCCGAGGTCCTCACCACCGCGCGAGTGCTGCGATGGTTGGTGGAGGTGTGGTCGGACACCGAAATGGTGAAGAACCGCCGCGAATACGTGCGCGCCGTCCACGGTGCCACCGAACCGCTGCCCCCGGAGTGGCTGCTCGCTGTTCAAACCGCGGGCAAGACGCGGTTGCCGCTGTGA
- a CDS encoding exonuclease domain-containing protein → MTTQGGYAVVDTETTGIHTGWHHRIAEVAVIHVDPDGVVTDEWSTLVNPDRDLGPQAIHRIRAADVRRAPRFGLVAGDIVERLRGRIVVAHNWPFDAMHLRAEFDRLEISTPYDPRSGVCTMQAARVLGLGSRRSLIDCCAAAGLPARSWHTAHDDALAAAELLGFILNHAPEKLAITEAHLRAAAWAWPSLPSGRVAPVHRQPAGHVEPHFLARLVERIPRDGVPEFDAYFAMLDDALLDRQISATEGDALLDLAYDLGLHRDEVLTAHVDYLRLLARAAWADEVVTADERRELHTVATLLGLERTLVDRVLEEECASAPDPEISRPLVLGGLTLEAGDKVVLTGKMRHERDELIALAAAVGIQVTADVGKKTRVVAAADPDSLSGKAKRARAFGVPVVSEDAFLRAIDILAQETLAEASLSDTLA, encoded by the coding sequence GTGACCACTCAGGGCGGCTATGCCGTCGTCGACACCGAAACCACCGGGATCCACACCGGTTGGCACCACCGCATCGCCGAAGTCGCGGTCATCCACGTCGATCCGGACGGCGTGGTCACCGATGAGTGGTCGACCCTGGTCAACCCCGATCGAGACCTCGGCCCGCAGGCCATCCACCGCATCCGAGCTGCCGACGTACGCCGCGCGCCGCGGTTCGGCCTCGTCGCCGGTGACATCGTCGAACGGCTGAGAGGGCGCATCGTCGTGGCCCACAACTGGCCGTTCGACGCGATGCACCTGCGCGCGGAGTTCGACCGACTGGAGATTTCGACCCCTTACGACCCCCGCTCCGGTGTCTGCACCATGCAGGCCGCGCGTGTGCTGGGGCTGGGTTCGCGGCGTTCGCTGATCGACTGCTGCGCTGCCGCCGGCCTGCCGGCTCGAAGCTGGCACACCGCCCACGACGACGCTCTGGCCGCTGCGGAGTTGCTCGGTTTCATCCTGAACCACGCGCCGGAGAAGTTGGCGATCACCGAAGCGCACTTGCGAGCCGCCGCGTGGGCATGGCCCAGCCTGCCGTCCGGCCGGGTCGCACCAGTGCACCGCCAGCCGGCCGGGCACGTCGAACCCCACTTCCTCGCTCGCCTCGTCGAGCGCATCCCCCGCGACGGCGTGCCCGAGTTCGACGCGTACTTCGCGATGCTCGACGACGCCCTGCTCGACCGGCAGATCTCCGCCACCGAGGGCGACGCGTTGCTCGACCTCGCCTACGACCTCGGTCTCCATCGGGACGAAGTTCTCACCGCGCACGTCGACTACCTGCGGCTCCTCGCCCGTGCGGCTTGGGCCGACGAGGTCGTCACCGCAGACGAACGTCGCGAACTGCACACCGTCGCCACGCTGCTCGGCCTCGAGCGCACGCTCGTCGACCGCGTGTTGGAGGAAGAGTGCGCCAGTGCGCCGGATCCCGAGATCTCCCGGCCCCTCGTACTCGGTGGTTTGACGCTAGAGGCCGGCGACAAGGTGGTGCTCACCGGGAAGATGCGCCACGAGCGCGACGAGCTGATCGCTCTGGCCGCCGCCGTCGGCATCCAAGTCACCGCTGACGTCGGCAAGAAGACGCGAGTGGTCGCCGCAGCCGACCCCGACTCCTTGTCCGGCAAAGCGAAGAGGGCCCGCGCTTTCGGCGTTCCCGTCGTCAGCGAGGATGCCTTTCTGCGCGCCATCGACATTTTGGCCCAGGAAACTCTCGCAGAAGCCAGCCTGAGCGACACTCTGGCTTGA
- a CDS encoding IclR family transcriptional regulator — protein sequence MRRGGPTGPTGAVIGRAFQLLEAFSAQRRALTLSEIARRADMPLSTVHRLMHELCAWGAVERGEDGMFRIGLRLWELGALAPRGQGLREQALPFLEDLSQITKENVQLAVREGTEVVFVERIAGSGAVPVLTRVGGRFASTATGVGLVLLAHAPAEVQEEVLAKPIERYTGKTVTDPARLRRMLADVRATGFAISDRQVTLDALSVAAPVQDGQGQVVAAVSLVVHHGSTSPLALAPLVRTSARAISRALCPPL from the coding sequence ATGCGCAGAGGCGGGCCCACCGGCCCTACCGGCGCCGTCATCGGGCGCGCCTTCCAGTTGCTGGAGGCGTTCAGCGCCCAGCGGCGAGCGCTGACCTTGAGTGAGATCGCCCGGCGGGCGGACATGCCGCTGTCGACGGTGCACCGGCTGATGCACGAGCTGTGCGCGTGGGGAGCCGTCGAGCGTGGCGAAGACGGGATGTTCCGGATCGGGTTGCGGCTGTGGGAACTCGGTGCTCTCGCGCCCCGCGGGCAAGGGCTTCGGGAACAAGCCTTGCCGTTCCTGGAGGACCTTTCCCAGATCACCAAGGAGAACGTCCAACTCGCCGTCCGGGAGGGCACCGAGGTCGTCTTCGTCGAGCGGATCGCCGGTTCCGGCGCCGTTCCGGTACTGACCAGGGTGGGCGGGAGGTTCGCGTCGACCGCGACCGGCGTCGGGCTCGTCCTGCTCGCCCACGCGCCGGCCGAGGTCCAGGAGGAAGTCCTGGCGAAGCCGATCGAGCGCTACACCGGCAAGACTGTCACCGATCCGGCGCGGTTGCGTCGCATGCTCGCCGACGTGCGGGCCACGGGTTTCGCGATCAGTGACCGCCAGGTCACCCTGGACGCCCTGTCGGTGGCCGCGCCCGTCCAGGACGGGCAGGGCCAGGTCGTCGCCGCGGTGTCGCTGGTCGTCCACCACGGCAGCACCTCGCCGCTGGCCCTGGCCCCGCTGGTGCGGACGAGTGCGCGGGCCATCTCCCGTGCGCTGTGCCCCCCTCTGTGA
- a CDS encoding aromatic ring-hydroxylating dioxygenase subunit alpha: protein MTSIPRDQWYVAAYGAEIGQELFSRTVCGEPILFWRTRGGQVTAVADRCVHRRFPLSQAPSRLVDDQVVCGYHGFTYGTDGKCVSVPGQSRIPRTARLRSYPLVEQDSFVWVFIGDPAKADSSRIPRAPYLDSPGYTTVAGMEPLKARFSLLVDNLLDLSHETYLHGRYIGTPEVAATPITTEVDEEAGIVYVSRHMDDAECPPFYAESTGLQGRISRWQDIEYTPPCLYKLHSRIAPVGSVVRPDGTDPDAFHVEVVYAITPETEHSTHDFWAVARDFALDDEEVSKFLAENNRTVVLQDVEALDVLERVIATEPEGYQELSVNIDTGGLAARRMLQRMAGAGRTHAGTS from the coding sequence ATGACGAGCATTCCGCGCGACCAGTGGTACGTCGCCGCCTACGGTGCCGAGATCGGCCAGGAGCTGTTCTCCCGGACCGTGTGCGGTGAGCCGATCCTGTTCTGGCGCACCCGCGGTGGTCAGGTGACCGCCGTCGCGGACCGGTGCGTGCACCGGCGTTTCCCGCTTTCGCAGGCGCCGTCCCGGCTGGTGGACGACCAGGTCGTCTGCGGTTACCACGGGTTCACCTACGGCACGGACGGCAAGTGCGTCTCCGTGCCGGGGCAGAGCCGGATCCCGCGTACGGCACGGCTGCGGTCCTATCCGCTGGTGGAACAGGATTCGTTCGTGTGGGTGTTCATCGGCGACCCGGCCAAGGCCGACAGCTCCCGTATCCCGCGCGCGCCCTATCTCGACTCGCCGGGCTACACCACGGTGGCCGGGATGGAGCCGTTGAAGGCCCGTTTCTCGCTCCTGGTCGACAACCTGCTCGATCTGTCGCACGAGACCTACCTGCACGGCAGGTACATCGGCACCCCGGAGGTCGCCGCCACCCCGATCACCACGGAGGTCGACGAGGAGGCCGGGATCGTCTACGTCTCCCGGCACATGGACGACGCGGAATGCCCGCCGTTCTACGCCGAGTCGACCGGGTTGCAGGGCAGGATCTCGCGCTGGCAGGACATCGAGTACACGCCACCGTGCCTGTACAAACTGCACAGCCGCATCGCTCCGGTCGGTTCCGTGGTACGCCCTGACGGAACCGATCCGGACGCCTTCCACGTCGAGGTGGTCTACGCGATCACCCCGGAGACCGAGCACTCCACACACGATTTCTGGGCGGTGGCAAGGGACTTCGCCCTCGACGACGAGGAGGTGTCGAAGTTCCTCGCCGAGAACAACCGCACCGTCGTGCTGCAGGACGTGGAAGCGCTCGACGTCCTGGAACGGGTCATCGCCACCGAACCCGAGGGGTACCAGGAATTGTCGGTGAACATCGACACCGGCGGTCTCGCCGCGCGCCGGATGCTCCAGCGCATGGCCGGTGCCGGCCGGACTCACGCGGGCACCTCATGA
- a CDS encoding PDR/VanB family oxidoreductase: MKIEPHTEYALVLERKETIADGVVRLTLRHPDGRPLPPWEPGAHLDLVLTDGLTRQYSLCGDPQDRSVLQVAVLWEETGRGGSRHVHDLLAEGQEVRVRGPRNHFPLTEAKRYLFIAGGIGITPILPMLDRVAASGQDWQLVYGGRTRSSMAFREELEARYPGHVEIHPQDERGLLDLPALLASPEDGTAIYCCGPEALLAAVEQHCTDWSADALHVERFAPKAGADDGPREAFEVELAQSGTVLEVPAGRSILDVVEEAGVVVLSSCQEGTCGTCETAVLAGKPDHRDSVLTGEEQEVGDAMMICVSRSCSPRLVLDL, encoded by the coding sequence ATGAAGATCGAACCCCACACCGAGTACGCGCTCGTGCTCGAACGCAAGGAAACGATCGCCGACGGCGTCGTCCGGCTGACCCTGCGCCACCCGGACGGCCGGCCACTGCCCCCGTGGGAGCCGGGCGCGCACCTCGATCTGGTGCTCACCGATGGGCTGACCAGGCAGTACTCGCTGTGCGGTGATCCGCAGGACCGGTCCGTGCTCCAGGTGGCTGTGCTCTGGGAGGAGACCGGTCGCGGCGGGTCCCGGCACGTCCACGACCTTCTGGCCGAAGGGCAGGAGGTCCGCGTTCGCGGCCCCCGCAACCACTTCCCGCTGACGGAGGCCAAGCGCTACCTGTTCATCGCCGGCGGCATCGGCATCACCCCGATCCTGCCGATGCTCGACCGGGTCGCGGCGTCCGGACAGGACTGGCAACTCGTCTACGGCGGGCGCACCCGATCCTCGATGGCGTTCCGGGAAGAGCTCGAAGCCCGCTACCCCGGGCACGTCGAGATCCACCCCCAGGATGAGCGGGGTCTGCTCGACCTGCCCGCGCTGCTCGCGAGCCCGGAAGACGGCACCGCCATCTACTGCTGCGGCCCGGAGGCTCTCCTGGCAGCGGTCGAACAGCACTGCACCGACTGGTCTGCTGATGCGTTGCATGTGGAGCGTTTCGCGCCGAAGGCCGGTGCGGACGACGGCCCTCGCGAGGCGTTCGAGGTCGAACTGGCCCAGAGCGGCACCGTGCTGGAAGTCCCGGCCGGGCGGTCGATACTCGACGTGGTCGAGGAAGCGGGCGTGGTCGTGCTGTCCTCGTGCCAGGAAGGCACGTGCGGCACCTGTGAGACAGCGGTGCTGGCCGGGAAACCGGACCACCGCGACTCCGTCCTCACCGGCGAGGAGCAGGAGGTCGGCGACGCCATGATGATCTGCGTGTCCCGGTCGTGCTCGCCCCGGCTGGTCCTCGACCTCTGA
- a CDS encoding MarR family winged helix-turn-helix transcriptional regulator, translating into MPAPLATEAGYLLARAGGRAISDLNRALQAHGLRSRHYTVLLVAAENGTLSQRDLGELLGIDPSAVVTIVDDLERDGLVLREPHPDDRRSRRIVATGKGRTRLAELTPLARAVDDDLLGGLDAGERQTLLDLVQRVAHG; encoded by the coding sequence GTGCCTGCCCCGCTGGCCACCGAAGCCGGATATCTGCTGGCCAGGGCGGGTGGCCGCGCCATCAGTGACCTCAACCGCGCACTCCAGGCGCACGGGTTGCGCAGCCGTCACTACACGGTGCTGCTGGTCGCCGCGGAGAACGGCACGCTGTCCCAGCGCGACCTCGGCGAGTTGCTCGGTATCGACCCCAGCGCTGTCGTCACCATCGTCGACGACCTCGAAAGGGACGGCCTGGTCCTCCGGGAACCGCATCCCGACGACCGGCGCAGCCGCCGGATCGTGGCGACCGGGAAGGGCCGGACGCGGCTCGCCGAACTGACCCCACTCGCCCGCGCCGTGGACGACGATCTCCTGGGTGGCCTCGACGCAGGCGAACGGCAGACCTTGCTGGACCTGGTGCAGCGGGTCGCCCACGGTTGA
- a CDS encoding ferredoxin reductase family protein encodes MRRASISPVVQARLALWAFLVLNVAIIEILFLTSGKGKNDILTIAKFFGLHAALLLSCQLLLVARLPWLDRRIGMDRLTVWHRWIGFALFWTVLTHATIVVLGFATLDGVSMPKTFLALAGVPASLLGMLAAAIVVLIAAISIRYVRRKLRYEVWHGLHLLLYAALSLAFVHQLLETTTFKSSTFATVYWWALWLLAFGSLVTGRIALPIWRNAYHRFQVAAVVPEAHNVVSVHVTGRHLDKLAARAGQFSIWRFPGHRHWWLANPFSLSAAPNGRSLRLTAKAVGSGSAGLRHLKPGTRVFMEGPYGSFTARHRTRHGILLIAGGVGITPIRALLEEDPTGNVVVLYRVRDESEAVLLREIQQLVGIRRGQLHLLTGRTGQGAPPFAPEALRHLVPDITQRDVYVCGPPAMTAAVTDALRKLGVPNSQVHAEKFSMA; translated from the coding sequence GTGCGGCGAGCGTCGATCTCGCCGGTGGTTCAGGCACGGCTGGCGTTGTGGGCGTTCCTGGTGCTCAACGTGGCGATCATCGAGATCCTGTTCCTGACCTCCGGCAAGGGCAAGAACGACATCCTCACCATTGCCAAGTTCTTCGGCCTGCACGCCGCCCTGCTCCTGAGCTGCCAGCTGCTGCTGGTGGCCAGGCTGCCGTGGCTCGACCGGCGGATCGGCATGGACCGGTTGACCGTGTGGCACCGGTGGATCGGGTTCGCCCTGTTCTGGACCGTGCTCACCCACGCGACGATCGTCGTGCTCGGCTTCGCGACGCTGGACGGGGTCTCGATGCCGAAGACCTTCCTGGCGCTGGCCGGTGTCCCGGCTTCACTGCTGGGCATGCTCGCCGCCGCGATCGTCGTGCTGATCGCGGCGATCTCGATCCGGTACGTGCGGCGCAAGCTGCGGTACGAGGTCTGGCACGGGCTGCACCTGCTGTTGTACGCCGCCCTGTCGCTGGCGTTCGTCCACCAGTTGCTGGAGACGACGACGTTCAAGTCGTCCACGTTCGCGACGGTCTACTGGTGGGCGCTGTGGTTGCTGGCCTTCGGCTCCCTCGTCACCGGGCGGATCGCGCTGCCGATCTGGCGCAACGCCTACCACCGGTTCCAGGTGGCCGCGGTCGTGCCGGAAGCACACAACGTCGTGTCCGTGCACGTCACCGGCCGCCACCTGGACAAACTGGCCGCGCGGGCCGGCCAGTTCTCGATCTGGCGGTTCCCCGGCCACCGGCACTGGTGGCTGGCCAACCCGTTCTCGCTCTCGGCGGCCCCCAACGGCCGGTCGCTGCGCCTGACCGCCAAAGCGGTCGGCAGCGGCAGTGCCGGACTGCGGCACCTGAAGCCGGGGACCCGGGTGTTCATGGAAGGCCCGTACGGCTCGTTCACCGCACGGCACCGAACGCGGCACGGCATCCTGCTGATCGCCGGCGGCGTGGGCATCACCCCGATCCGCGCACTGCTGGAGGAGGACCCGACCGGCAACGTCGTGGTGCTCTACCGGGTCCGCGACGAGAGCGAAGCCGTGCTGCTGCGCGAGATCCAGCAACTGGTCGGGATCCGCCGTGGACAGTTGCACCTGCTCACCGGCCGGACCGGGCAAGGTGCGCCGCCGTTCGCCCCGGAAGCTTTGCGTCACCTGGTCCCCGACATCACCCAGCGCGACGTCTACGTCTGCGGCCCGCCCGCGATGACCGCCGCCGTGACGGACGCGCTGCGGAAACTGGGGGTCCCGAACAGCCAGGTCCACGCCGAGAAGTTCAGCATGGCCTGA
- a CDS encoding TetR/AcrR family transcriptional regulator — MPRWESDAQGRLERAALELFETQGFERTTVAQIARTAGLTERSFYRYFPDKREVLFAGHELEAHLVAQVEAAAPDLTPFEALLTALGTADEVFRSREFLLRRVRVISASPALAERDLIKLADIAGALTQALERRGVDSGQARLIIDVAIAISRRATSRWLADPDATFPDLITQAAAELREAVTPRASPRSSIG; from the coding sequence ATGCCGAGATGGGAGTCCGACGCACAGGGCCGCCTCGAGCGCGCGGCGCTCGAGCTGTTCGAGACGCAGGGATTCGAGCGCACCACGGTCGCGCAGATCGCGCGTACCGCCGGTCTGACCGAGCGCTCCTTCTACCGCTACTTCCCCGACAAGCGGGAAGTCCTCTTCGCCGGTCACGAGCTCGAGGCTCACCTCGTCGCCCAGGTCGAGGCGGCCGCCCCGGACCTCACGCCGTTCGAGGCGCTGCTGACCGCGCTGGGAACCGCCGACGAGGTCTTCCGCTCACGCGAGTTCCTGCTACGCCGAGTCAGGGTGATCTCCGCCAGCCCAGCACTGGCCGAACGCGACCTGATCAAGCTCGCCGACATCGCCGGCGCACTGACGCAGGCGCTCGAGCGCCGCGGCGTCGACTCCGGACAGGCACGCCTCATCATCGACGTGGCGATCGCGATCTCCCGGCGCGCCACGTCCCGCTGGCTGGCCGACCCGGACGCGACCTTCCCCGACCTCATCACCCAGGCCGCCGCCGAACTACGCGAAGCAGTCACGCCACGAGCCAGCCCACGCAGCAGCATCGGCTGA